The sequence TGTATTAATTGGCTATTCCATCATGTATCTAACCcatactgatggacatttagattggtTCTTGTCTTAAACTGTTACAGACTTTGAAAAAAGGGTCAACAAGAGTTAGGTGCTTCATCAGATGGGAACAGGGGAGGCTCAAATAtcacagaggagaagggggcggggaTCCCCTGGGAAGCTGGGTGGAGGGAAGTGATCTCCCCGGGGGGCCCCCAACACAGCCCTGGCTGATCATGTGCATTTCTGCCCCACAGGAGCCTCATGCCTCGGACCCTCGAGAGTCAGatcacactggaaaagacccccagCTATTTTGTCACTCAAGAGGCCCCTCGCCGGATCTTCAACATGTCCCGAGACACCAAGCTGATCGTGGTCGTACGGAACCCCGTGACCCGTGCCATCTCGGATTACACCCAGACGCTCTCCAAGAAGCCAGACATCCCCACGTTTGAGGGCCTCTCGTTCCGCAACCGCACACTGGGCCTGGTGGACGTGTCCTGGAACGCCATCCGCATCGGCATGTACGCGCTGCACCTGGAGAGCTGGCTGCGTTACTTCCCATTGGCTCAGATCCACTTCGTCAGTGGCGAGCGGCTCATCACCGACCCGGCGGGCGAGATGGGGCGCGTCCAGGACTTCCTGGGCATTAAGAGGCTCATCACGGACAAGCACTTCTACTTCAACAAAACCAAAGGATTCCCTTGCTTGAAAAAAACAGAATCGAGCCTCCTGCCTCGATGCCTGGGCAAATCAAAAGGCAGAACTCATGTACAGATCGACCCTGAAGTGATAGACCAACTCCGGGAATTTTATAGACcatataatattaaattttatgaaaCTGTTGGGCAGGACTTCAGGTGGGAATGAGCCACAGAGATTCAAGGGCTCTTCTGCTAGTCTCTTCCCTGAGGTTTGCCCTGAGAGCCTCTGGCCCTCTTCCCTCAGTGAATCCAGGCTCCAGCCCCTATTCCCCTCTTGGGTTCCATCCTCTTGGAATGGGGAAGCCCAGCTAAAGGCCAAGAGACCAGGGGGGGTCCTTGCCACTAGCTCTCCCCAGTCTGTCCAGGCAAAGTTGATCTATTTCTGGCACATCTGGTCAGTTCCTAATAGTTTCCCTTCAGCCCATATGAGGCCCTGGGAAATTGTTTCAGGAAGCACAGATCTTCTGATTATAGATACATATTATAAGTGGTGATGGTTCTGTTGCTATGAACACAGCAGTCTGTCCCGTCACTGTCCACCCTGGAGTGGGCTTGTTAATTCCAAGTGGCATGTACCTCCCCTCTGAGCTTAACTCTCTGGAGCCGCCCTGGGTGATGGATGGGGACCAGCCTTGTCCTCCTGACCTTAGCAGCTCGTGCAGAGATTGTGGAGCTGGAAGTGTTCCCCCTGGCCACTCTTAGGAGACAGACCCTTTGCTGATGAAATAAACCAGTGATTTCAAAGCCTGTGGTTTCAACTCTGCTTGAAGGGGAACTGTCTTTAAAAACCACCCTGTGATTCTCCCTGCTCCCTGTGGACAAAAGCACATAATTCTGCTGTTACGGGTACTTTCCTCACGCGAGCTTTCATGTTCAGCATGCAATGGAATCATGCTTGTCCATGTGAAATAAATACGGCTCTCTCATGTCCTTATGGCTGGGCTTTCTCTGTGAGTCAGGCCTGGGGCATGGCTcattcctccagctcctcccagcAAGGTGGGGCTGTGCTGGGGATGCTGTGGGAGGGCAGTGAGAGGAGAagcaagggggtgggggaaggagaagaggtTCTTGCTGACAAAGGCTGGGGAGACCTGTAAGGGCATCCTCTTCCTGAAACATAGTCTGATGAAGTCAGCTCTCCGTGTTAAGCTTTACATCTGAGATGAAGCCAGACTAGAGGCTGACAGGACATCAGACATGTTTTTGCTTGGCCAGCTTgacatttggaaataatttcccACATTACAAACTTGGGAGTGTTcatataaaatatgcatttccagcttcttaaaaaaatttttttattggagtatagttgatttacagtgttgtgttcattCCTGCTCTACAGTGAAATGaatcataaatatatgtgtgtgtatatatatacatgcccactcttttttagattttttttccccatataggtcattacggagcatttgaatagagttccctgtactacacagtaggtcctttattttacatatagtagtgtatatatgtcaatcacaatctcacgatttatccctccccctatcGTTTCCCCC is a genomic window of Bubalus kerabau isolate K-KA32 ecotype Philippines breed swamp buffalo chromosome 23, PCC_UOA_SB_1v2, whole genome shotgun sequence containing:
- the HS3ST2 gene encoding heparan sulfate glucosamine 3-O-sulfotransferase 2 isoform X2, whose amino-acid sequence is MAYRVLGRAGPPQPRRARRLLFAFTLSLSCTYLCYSLLCCCDDLGQSRLLGAPRCLRGPGAGGQKLLQESRPCDPSGPTPGEPGAPSAPAAGAPSPRLSGSNHSGSPKLGTKRLPQALIVGVKKGGTRAVLEFIRVHPDVRALGTEPHFFDRNYGRGLDWYRSLMPRTLESQITLEKTPSYFVTQEAPRRIFNMSRDTKLIVVVRNPVTRAISDYTQTLSKKPDIPTFEGLSFRNRTLGLVDVSWNAIRIGMYALHLESWLRYFPLAQIHFVSGERLITDPAGEMGRVQDFLGIKRLITDKHFYFNKTKGFPCLKKTESSLLPRCLGKSKGRTHVQIDPEVIDQLREFYRPYNIKFYETVGQDFRWE
- the HS3ST2 gene encoding heparan sulfate glucosamine 3-O-sulfotransferase 2 isoform X1 → MAYRVLGRAGPPQPRRARRLLFAFTLSLSCTYLCYSLLCCCDDLGQSRLLGAPRCLRGPGAGGQKLLQESRPCDPSGPTPGEPGAPSAPAAGAPSPRLSGSNHSGSPKLGTKRLPQALIVGVKKGGTRAVLEFIRVHPDVRALGTEPHFFDRNYGRGLDWYRSLMPRTLESQITLEKTPSYFVTQEAPRRIFNMSRDTKLIVVVRNPVTRAISDYTQTLSKKPDIPTFEGLSFRNRTLGLVDVSWNAIRIGMYALHLESWLRYFPLAQIHFVSGERLITDPAGEMGRVQDFLGIKRLITDKHFYFNKTKGFPCLKKTESSLLPRCLGKSKGRTHVQIDPEVIDQLREFYRPYNIKFYETVGQDFSVTWRLGQLSLCFTTATLDGTCTPRFFRLQLDPLIIM